In a genomic window of Enterobacter asburiae:
- the galK gene encoding galactokinase, translating to MSLKDKTQSLFAEKFGYPATHVIQAPGRVNLIGEHTDYNDGFVLPCAIDYQTVISCAKRDDRKVRVIAADYGNETDEFSLDAPIVTHDSQQWSNYVRGVVKHLQKRNKNFGGADLVISGNVPQGAGLSSSASLEVAVGTVFQQLYHLPLDGAQIALNGQEAENQFVGCNCGIMDQLISARGKKEHALLIDCRSLGTKAVPLPKGAAVVIINSNFKRTLVGSEYNTRREQCETGARFFQQPALRDVTLNEFNKVAHELDPVVARRVRHVLTENARTVEAASALAKGDLKRMGELMAESHASMRDDFEITVPQIDTLVDIVKAVIGDKGGVRMTGGGFGGCIVALVPEELVPAVQDAVAKQYEAQTGIKETFYVCKASQGAGQC from the coding sequence ATGAGTCTGAAAGATAAAACACAATCCCTGTTTGCTGAGAAATTTGGCTACCCTGCCACCCACGTTATCCAGGCGCCCGGCCGCGTTAACCTGATCGGTGAACACACCGACTATAACGACGGCTTCGTGCTGCCGTGCGCCATCGATTACCAGACGGTCATCAGCTGTGCGAAGCGCGACGACCGCAAAGTCCGCGTCATTGCGGCAGATTACGGTAATGAGACGGACGAGTTTTCCCTCGATGCCCCGATTGTGACGCACGACAGCCAGCAGTGGTCTAACTACGTACGCGGCGTGGTGAAGCATCTGCAGAAGCGCAACAAGAACTTCGGCGGTGCCGATTTAGTCATCAGCGGCAACGTACCTCAGGGTGCGGGCTTAAGTTCGTCGGCCTCGCTCGAAGTGGCCGTGGGAACCGTCTTCCAGCAGTTGTATCATCTGCCGCTGGACGGCGCGCAAATTGCGCTGAACGGCCAGGAAGCGGAAAACCAGTTCGTGGGCTGCAACTGCGGCATTATGGACCAGCTGATCTCTGCGCGGGGCAAAAAAGAGCACGCGCTGCTGATCGACTGCCGCTCGCTGGGCACCAAAGCCGTTCCGCTGCCAAAAGGCGCGGCCGTCGTGATTATCAACAGCAACTTTAAACGCACGCTGGTGGGCAGCGAATACAACACCCGCCGCGAACAGTGCGAAACCGGTGCGCGCTTCTTCCAGCAGCCTGCCCTGCGCGACGTGACGCTCAATGAATTTAACAAAGTGGCGCACGAACTGGATCCGGTTGTCGCCAGGCGCGTTCGTCACGTGCTGACGGAGAACGCCCGTACCGTTGAAGCCGCGTCCGCGCTGGCGAAAGGCGACCTGAAACGCATGGGTGAACTGATGGCAGAATCTCACGCCTCCATGCGCGATGATTTTGAAATCACCGTGCCGCAGATCGACACCCTGGTGGACATTGTGAAAGCGGTCATTGGCGACAAAGGCGGCGTACGCATGACGGGCGGCGGTTTTGGCGGCTGCATCGTCGCGCTGGTGCCTGAAGAGCTGGTCCCTGCCGTCCAGGACGCCGTGGCGAAGCAGTACGAAGCGCAAACGGGCATCAAAGAAACGTTCTATGTATGTAAAGCATCACAAGGAGCCGGACAGTGCTAA
- the galT gene encoding galactose-1-phosphate uridylyltransferase — MTSFNPVDHPHRRFNPLSGQWILVSPHRAKRPWQGAQETPAKQTLPQHDPDCFLCPGNTRVTGDKNPDYKGTFVFTNDFAALMTDTPDAPASHDPLMRCESARGTSRVICFSPDHSKTLPELSVDALKEVVSTWQAQTAELGQSYPWVQVFENKGAAMGCSNPHPHGQIWANSFLPNEAEREDRLQKAYFAENGSPMLVDYTQRELADGSRTVVETEHWLAVVPYWAAWPFETLLLPKAHVQRITDLSDAQRDDLALALKKLTSRYDNLFQCSFPYSMGWHGAPFNGEENQHWQLHAHFYPPLLRSATVRKFMVGYEMLAETQRDLTAEQAAERLRAVSDVHYRESGV, encoded by the coding sequence ATGACTTCGTTTAATCCCGTCGATCATCCGCATCGTCGTTTTAACCCGTTAAGCGGGCAATGGATTTTGGTTTCCCCGCATCGCGCCAAGCGCCCCTGGCAGGGGGCGCAGGAGACGCCTGCAAAACAGACGCTGCCACAGCATGACCCGGACTGCTTCCTGTGTCCGGGCAATACGCGCGTCACCGGGGATAAAAACCCGGACTACAAGGGCACCTTCGTCTTCACCAACGATTTTGCCGCCCTGATGACCGACACGCCGGACGCCCCCGCAAGCCACGACCCGCTGATGCGCTGCGAAAGCGCGCGCGGTACCAGCCGCGTGATCTGCTTCTCGCCCGATCACAGCAAAACGCTGCCAGAGCTGAGCGTGGACGCGCTGAAAGAGGTGGTCAGCACCTGGCAGGCGCAAACCGCTGAGCTGGGGCAGAGCTATCCGTGGGTGCAGGTGTTCGAAAACAAAGGCGCGGCGATGGGCTGCTCTAACCCGCATCCACACGGCCAGATCTGGGCGAACAGCTTCCTGCCCAACGAAGCCGAGCGTGAAGATCGTCTGCAGAAAGCCTATTTCGCAGAAAACGGCTCACCCATGCTGGTGGACTACACTCAGCGTGAGCTGGCCGACGGCAGCCGTACCGTGGTGGAAACCGAGCACTGGCTGGCCGTCGTGCCCTACTGGGCCGCCTGGCCGTTTGAAACGCTGCTGCTGCCGAAAGCGCACGTTCAGCGCATTACCGATCTCAGCGACGCGCAGCGCGACGACCTGGCGCTGGCGCTGAAAAAACTGACAAGCCGTTACGACAACCTGTTCCAGTGCTCCTTCCCGTACTCCATGGGCTGGCACGGCGCACCGTTTAACGGGGAAGAGAATCAGCACTGGCAGCTGCACGCCCATTTCTACCCGCCGCTGCTGCGCTCTGCGACGGTGCGTAAATTTATGGTGGGCTATGAAATGCTGGCGGAAACCCAGCGTGACCTGACGGCGGAACAGGCGGCAGAACGCCTGCGCGCCGTTAGCGACGTCCACTATCGCGAATCAGGAGTCTAA
- the galE gene encoding UDP-glucose 4-epimerase GalE, giving the protein MRVLVTGGSGYIGSHTCVQLLQNGHDVIILDNLCNSKRSVLPVIERLGGKQPTFVEGDIRNEALMTEILHDHAIEAVIHFAGLKAVGESVAKPLEYYDNNVNGTLRLISAMRAANVKNFIFSSSATVYGDQPKIPYVESFPTGTPQSPYGKSKLMVEQILTDLQKAQPEWSIALLRYFNPVGAHPSGDMGEDPQGIPNNLMPYIAQVAVGRRESLAIFGNDYPTEDGTGVRDYIHVMDLADGHVAAMQQLADKPGVHIYNLGAGVGSSVLDVVNAFSKACGKPVNYHFAPRRDGDLPAYWADATKADKELNWRVTRTLDEMAQDTWHWQSRHPQGYPD; this is encoded by the coding sequence ATGCGAGTTCTGGTAACAGGTGGTAGCGGTTACATCGGAAGTCATACCTGTGTGCAGCTGCTGCAAAATGGTCACGATGTGATCATCCTCGACAACCTGTGCAATAGTAAGCGCAGCGTGCTGCCGGTAATTGAACGTCTTGGCGGTAAACAGCCAACTTTCGTAGAAGGCGACATCCGCAACGAAGCGCTGATGACCGAGATCCTTCACGACCACGCCATCGAAGCGGTGATCCACTTCGCGGGCCTGAAAGCAGTTGGTGAATCGGTTGCGAAACCGCTTGAGTATTACGACAACAACGTCAACGGTACCCTGCGTCTGATCTCCGCCATGCGCGCGGCGAACGTCAAAAACTTTATCTTTAGCTCCTCCGCCACCGTCTATGGCGATCAGCCCAAAATCCCTTACGTGGAAAGCTTCCCGACCGGTACGCCGCAAAGCCCGTACGGCAAAAGCAAGCTGATGGTGGAGCAGATCCTGACCGACCTGCAAAAAGCGCAGCCGGAGTGGAGCATCGCATTGCTGCGCTACTTCAACCCGGTCGGTGCGCATCCGTCCGGCGATATGGGTGAAGATCCGCAGGGTATTCCGAACAACTTAATGCCGTACATCGCCCAGGTGGCGGTAGGCCGTCGCGAGTCGCTGGCCATTTTTGGTAATGACTATCCCACCGAAGACGGCACCGGCGTGCGCGACTATATCCACGTGATGGATCTGGCGGACGGCCATGTTGCCGCCATGCAGCAGCTGGCTGACAAACCGGGCGTGCATATTTATAACCTCGGCGCCGGGGTCGGCAGCAGCGTGCTGGACGTGGTTAACGCCTTCAGCAAAGCCTGCGGTAAGCCGGTGAACTACCACTTCGCTCCGCGTCGTGATGGCGACCTGCCTGCTTACTGGGCCGATGCCACCAAAGCCGATAAAGAGCTTAACTGGCGTGTCACCCGCACGCTTGATGAAATGGCACAGGATACCTGGCACTGGCAGTCACGCCACCCGCAAGGCTATCCGGACTAA
- the modF gene encoding molybdate ABC transporter ATP-binding protein ModF produces the protein MSSLHISQGTFRLSDTRTLTIADLTIRAGESWAFVGTNGSGKSALARALAGKLPLLKGEYQSHFKRVTRLSFEQLQKLVSDEWQRNNTDLLSPGEEDTGRTAAEIIQDEVKDPARCQHLAEQFGISALLNRRFKYLSTGETRKTLLCQALMGQPELLILDEPFDGLDVHSRGQLAALLGSLNQEGYTIVLVLNRFDEIPDFVQNAGVLADCSLIETGEKSALLKQALIAQLAHSEKLAGIALPEPDAPAARHGLDPRQPLIILRDGVVSYDDRPILNHLSWTVNPGEHWQIVGPNGAGKSTLLSLIVGDHPQGYSNDLTLFGRRRGSGETIWDIKKHIGYVSSSLHLDYRVSTTVRNVILSGYFDSIGIYQAVSDKQRKLAQQWLDILGMVSRVADAPFHSLSWGQQRLALIVRALVKHPTLLILDEPLQGLDPLNRQLIRRFVDVLISEGETQLLFVSHHAEDAPSCITHRLEFVADGEGYRYLLSSVD, from the coding sequence ATGTCATCATTGCATATTTCGCAAGGTACGTTTCGTCTTAGCGATACCCGAACGCTGACGATTGCCGATCTGACAATACGCGCGGGTGAAAGCTGGGCGTTTGTCGGCACCAACGGCAGCGGTAAATCCGCGCTGGCCCGCGCGCTGGCCGGAAAGCTTCCCCTTCTCAAAGGCGAATACCAGAGCCATTTCAAACGCGTGACGCGCCTGTCCTTTGAACAGCTGCAAAAGCTGGTAAGCGACGAGTGGCAGCGCAATAACACCGATTTACTCAGTCCTGGTGAAGAAGACACCGGCCGCACGGCGGCGGAGATTATTCAGGATGAGGTGAAAGATCCCGCTCGCTGCCAGCATCTGGCGGAACAATTTGGCATCTCCGCTCTGCTGAACCGGCGGTTTAAATACCTCTCTACCGGCGAGACGCGGAAAACGCTTCTGTGTCAGGCGCTCATGGGCCAGCCGGAGCTGCTAATTCTGGATGAGCCCTTTGACGGGCTGGATGTTCACTCCCGCGGCCAGCTTGCCGCCCTGCTGGGCTCTCTGAATCAGGAAGGTTATACGATCGTACTGGTGCTGAACCGCTTTGATGAAATTCCTGATTTCGTGCAGAACGCGGGCGTGCTGGCAGACTGCAGCCTGATCGAAACCGGGGAAAAATCTGCGCTGCTCAAGCAGGCGCTCATTGCCCAGCTTGCGCACAGCGAAAAGCTGGCGGGTATTGCGCTGCCGGAGCCCGACGCGCCGGCAGCGCGCCACGGTCTCGATCCCCGGCAGCCGCTTATCATTCTGCGTGACGGGGTGGTTTCCTATGATGACCGTCCGATCCTTAACCACCTCAGCTGGACGGTCAATCCTGGCGAGCACTGGCAGATTGTCGGCCCTAACGGCGCGGGAAAATCAACGCTGCTGAGCCTGATCGTCGGCGATCACCCGCAGGGCTATAGCAACGATCTGACGCTTTTCGGGCGGCGTCGCGGCAGCGGCGAAACCATCTGGGATATCAAAAAGCACATCGGCTACGTCAGCAGCAGCCTGCATCTTGATTACCGGGTCAGTACCACGGTACGCAACGTGATCCTTTCCGGCTATTTTGATTCCATCGGCATTTATCAGGCGGTGTCGGACAAACAGCGCAAGCTGGCCCAGCAGTGGCTGGATATTCTGGGCATGGTCAGCCGGGTCGCTGACGCGCCGTTTCATAGCCTGTCGTGGGGACAGCAGCGCCTGGCACTGATCGTTCGCGCGCTGGTAAAACACCCTACGCTTCTGATCCTCGACGAACCGCTGCAGGGGCTGGATCCGCTCAACCGACAGCTGATCCGCCGCTTTGTAGACGTGCTGATTAGCGAAGGTGAAACGCAGCTGCTGTTCGTTTCACACCATGCCGAAGATGCCCCTTCCTGCATTACCCACCGCCTGGAGTTTGTCGCGGACGGCGAGGGTTATCGCTACCTTCTCAGCAGCGTCGATTAA